A region from the Lysobacter antibioticus genome encodes:
- the parC gene encoding DNA topoisomerase IV subunit A: MTDPVRPVFHGFEQIPLREYAERAYLDYSMYVVLDRALPFLGDGLKPVQRRIIYSMSELGLNAGAKPKKSARTVGDVIGKYHPHGDSACYEAMVLMAQPFSYRYPLVEGQGNFGSSDDPKSFAAMRYTESKLTPIAEVLLGELGQGTVDWTPNFDGTLEEPTWMPARLPHLLLNGTTGIAVGMATDVPPHNLNEIVSACVRLLDDPDATTRDLCEHVLGPDYPTPAEIITSRSDLLAMYETGLGSVRARAIFEKDGPNIVVTALPYQASPGKVIEQIATQMRAKKLPWLEDIRDESDHANPTRIVLVPRSNRVDVEQLMGHLFATTDMEKSYRINMNVIGLDGRPQVKGLKAFLSEWLSFRTDTVTRRLTHRLEKVERRLHLLEGLLVAFLNLDEVIRIIRSEDEPRPVLMKRFDLSEEQTDYIMETRLRQLARLEEMKIRGEQDELAAEREQLIATLGSKAKLKKLIKDELLADAKKFGDARRSPLVSRNAAQALSETELVASEPMTVVISEKGWVRAAKGHEIDAATLSYRDGDGLLGAARGRSTQQVAFLDSTGRSYSTLIHGLPSARGNGEPLTGRFSPAPGASFQTLAAGDNDQRFVLASSHGYGFVTRFENLTGRNKAGKAMLSLTPNAKVLQPAQVGDVEQDRVVAVTNVGHLLAFPVSELPELDKGKGNKIIDIPKAKLGTERVIAVAVVAPGGTLTVKSGARTMSLSWKDLEPYLGARATRGGLLPRGWQKVEGLSVE; this comes from the coding sequence ATGACTGATCCCGTACGTCCGGTTTTCCACGGCTTCGAACAGATTCCCCTGCGCGAGTACGCCGAGCGCGCCTACCTCGACTACTCGATGTACGTGGTCCTGGACCGCGCCCTGCCCTTCCTCGGCGACGGCCTCAAGCCGGTCCAACGCCGCATCATCTACTCGATGAGCGAGCTCGGCCTCAACGCCGGGGCCAAGCCGAAGAAATCCGCGCGCACCGTCGGCGACGTGATCGGTAAGTACCACCCGCACGGCGACAGCGCCTGTTACGAGGCGATGGTGCTGATGGCGCAGCCGTTCTCGTACCGCTATCCGCTGGTCGAGGGCCAGGGCAACTTCGGTTCCAGCGACGACCCCAAGTCGTTCGCGGCGATGCGCTACACCGAATCCAAGCTGACCCCGATCGCCGAAGTGCTGCTCGGCGAGCTCGGCCAGGGCACGGTCGACTGGACCCCGAACTTCGACGGCACCCTGGAAGAACCGACCTGGATGCCGGCGCGCCTGCCGCACCTGCTGCTCAACGGCACCACCGGCATCGCGGTCGGCATGGCCACCGACGTGCCGCCGCACAATCTCAACGAGATCGTCAGCGCCTGCGTGCGCCTGCTCGACGATCCCGACGCCACCACCCGCGACCTGTGCGAGCACGTGCTGGGCCCGGACTATCCGACCCCGGCCGAGATCATCACCTCGCGCAGCGACCTGTTGGCGATGTACGAGACCGGCCTGGGCAGCGTGCGCGCGCGCGCCATCTTCGAGAAGGACGGCCCGAACATCGTCGTCACCGCGCTGCCCTACCAGGCATCGCCGGGCAAGGTCATCGAACAGATCGCGACCCAGATGCGGGCCAAGAAGCTGCCCTGGCTGGAAGACATCCGCGACGAGTCCGACCACGCCAACCCGACCCGCATCGTGCTGGTGCCGCGCTCCAACCGTGTCGACGTCGAACAGCTCATGGGCCACTTGTTCGCGACCACGGACATGGAGAAGAGCTACCGGATCAACATGAACGTGATCGGCCTGGACGGCCGGCCGCAGGTCAAGGGGCTGAAGGCCTTCCTGAGCGAGTGGCTGAGCTTCCGCACCGACACCGTCACCCGCCGCCTGACCCATCGCCTGGAAAAGGTCGAGCGCCGCCTGCACCTGTTGGAAGGCTTGCTGGTCGCGTTCCTCAACCTGGACGAAGTGATCCGCATCATCCGCAGCGAGGACGAACCGCGCCCGGTGCTGATGAAGCGTTTCGACCTCAGCGAAGAGCAGACCGACTACATCATGGAAACCCGGCTGCGCCAGCTCGCGCGCCTGGAAGAAATGAAGATCCGCGGCGAGCAGGACGAACTGGCCGCCGAGCGCGAACAACTGATCGCCACCCTCGGCAGCAAGGCCAAGCTCAAGAAGCTGATCAAGGACGAGTTGCTCGCCGATGCCAAGAAGTTCGGCGACGCACGCCGTTCGCCGCTGGTCTCGCGCAATGCCGCCCAGGCCTTGTCGGAAACCGAACTGGTCGCCAGCGAACCGATGACCGTGGTCATCAGCGAAAAGGGCTGGGTGCGCGCGGCCAAAGGCCACGAGATCGACGCCGCCACGCTCAGCTATCGCGACGGCGACGGCCTGCTCGGCGCGGCGCGCGGACGCAGCACCCAGCAGGTCGCGTTCCTGGATTCGACCGGCCGTTCCTACTCCACCCTGATCCACGGCCTGCCTTCGGCGCGCGGCAACGGCGAGCCGTTGACGGGCCGTTTCTCGCCGGCACCCGGGGCGTCGTTCCAGACCCTGGCGGCCGGCGACAACGATCAGCGCTTCGTTCTCGCCAGCAGTCACGGCTACGGCTTCGTGACCCGCTTCGAAAACCTGACCGGCCGCAACAAGGCCGGCAAGGCGATGCTGTCGCTGACCCCGAACGCGAAGGTGCTGCAGCCCGCGCAGGTCGGCGACGTCGAACAGGATCGCGTGGTCGCGGTGACCAACGTCGGCCACCTGCTCGCCTTCCCGGTGTCGGAGCTGCCGGAGCTCGACAAGGGCAAGGGCAACAAGATCATCGACATCCCCAAGGCCAAACTCGGCACCGAACGCGTGATCGCGGTCGCCGTGGTCGCCCCGGGCGGCACCCTGACCGTCAAGTCGGGCGCCCGCACCATGAGTCTGTCGTGGAAAGACCTGGAACCCTACCTCGGCGCCCGCGCCACCCGCGGCGGCCTGTTGCCGCGAGGTTGGCAGAAGGTCGAAGGGTTGTCGGTCGAGTAA